The genomic DNA attttcattgctgatgtagcgatctctaattatttattgtttctgtgcggcccggtaataaatgacccggtaccggtccatggcccgatggttggggaccactgccctAGGCGATTGCCTAAGTTGCTTCTGGTAGGGTCTCTGCTCCTGGCCTGATGACCAAAAAAACCCATTTTTTGCCGAATTGTTCTTTGGGAAGCCTGATGACTCAAGCAGATTTCCAACCTGACAGCAGACTGAGAACGGAAAGTACTTCCATGAGGACATTGTTACTggagtgtgagtgtatgtgtgggaTTCCAGTGCATGACCTACAGAAAACTCCACTGTTTCATCCTGCTTCTTCTAAGACAGTGTGTTCAGCCACGAACATGAgacaaaaaaagacagaaaggaaagaaaaacagcCAGTACCTCATGGAATGCATGGGCTTACTCCTCGGTTTCCTCTTGCACACTCGAACATACTCCCGCTTGTTCACAGTGTCCAGAAACTTGACGTATACTCTTCGATACATGGTCTTAGCATCTCCAAAATAACCCAGATACTGCAGAGAACAGGACAGAAGATCTGGTTGTAATGTATTAACCTTCGTAAATGTCTATTTGTCAGCTGCCTCCTGAATGGAAAGCTGGGTTAGGGGCAATATTTAGTGTTCATGATATCCTTAGTTGTTAACTTATTGATGTAAAGTCTATCCTAGAAACACAGTAGAGCCTCAGTTGCTGGACGTGTGGCaccaacacttttttttaacactatttTAAACTATGGCCTGCGGGCCACATATGGTCTGTTAGGCTGTTTAATACGGCTTGTTAAGTATTTACTAAATTGTCCTAAATACCACATTCATTCCACCTTTTTCCTGCAATACCCTGCATTTCAGTTGATTCCACTATTTGTCGCACTCCAAACACTACCAAGCTTTGCTGTAGCAGTCTGATGTCTAtacacagtaacattcattCTTCACTTTTGCATTAaataaggtaggtaggtaatctGTACTTCTTAGGTAATGAGTTTCACGTTATTAACGGCCGTCTGTCAAAACacagtgtggcccttgagccaaaaagtttgcccacccctgcccTTTGTGCTCTCCTACCACTCTAAAGGTATATTACTGGGACATGCTGAGCATTACAACAAGGCACTCTGTGGTCACTATTGATTTACTCACACTGTTAGTTGCTGAAAACACCCGTTTTCCATCTCTCAGCTCTGGTATGAATTTCTGCAGTAGAGCTTTTTGTACCTTCCAGATGGCCGGTGGCTCCATTCCTGCCTGTAAAGTGACCTACATCCAACCAAagacaaacacaaaacattgagGTTCAAACCCACTGATCATTAATGCTGGTATTATTTAGTATAatgttcttttttcatttcatgtattcattcattaacgAATCAGGGCAATCGGGTGGAGCTGCAGGATATTACAATACCCTACTACCACTGGAATACTGGGTTTGAATCCAATTGGCAATTGGCCGGTCAGGcgtttacatacagacattattggacATTACTGACCAAAataagtggtggtaaaaacCTGGTGATATTCACAAATCACTTTAGCCTGGTGAGGGCTGTGTTGGGTCTGGCAACACCCAGAGGCACAGGGCACAACACATCAAGAGCAACACATATGGGTAGTGGTGGCTCATTGAAGGACTGGATTATTAATCAGAAAAGTTaagggttcaagccccacaaccacCAAGCTGTACAGTATCCTGTTTCAATTGTACGTTGCTGCctaatgcctaaaatgtaaacacactctggggcaatttagagcagccagtataccttctgcatgtgtttgaaAGGTGGGAAGAAACCTGGGTCCACAAAACCCGTCGCTACACTAGCTGTGCCATCGTCCCGTCCATTTATTTTATAAGTCAACTGCATACCTGCAGGCTTTCAATGTCCTCGTTTTTGACCACGAACTCATCTCGTATTCGGTACATGCCCTCCCCTCCACTGTCCGAGAGGCCCTCGTCCATGTGGCCTTCAATAGCTACTGTCGTCATGTGTACAGCAAGTTTGTTTGGAGGTACGTTCTTTACCAGTTCCTCTGTAAGTACCACATTTTGCACAGACTTTGAATGCTCCTGTATTATTTTGTCCACCGACTGGGTGCTGAATGGTGGCACATGGTTTGTGCCATCACCTGACTTCCTGTTgtctaaagaaaaaaatgttagtcATTAGGGCTGTGTGGGTCATGTAAgcaatagtaaaaaaaataaaaaactataaGCACCTGGTCGTTTTTTTTCAGAGGACTCGTCTAAAGAGGACAGTGCAGAACTGATTCTCTTTTGAAGGTCTTTGTTTTTTCCAACTGATTCCTCTTCATCAGAGGAAAATGTTGGAAGCGTTTCCAAGTTTTTCTGAAGCTCCTCGTCCAGTTTCTTGGCACAGCTGACATTATTAATGTCTGGTGAAACCACTGGAGTTGCTGGCTGCACAGCTGGAGAGGGCACAAGCAATGGCTGGGAAGGTTTCTTTGGGATTGAAGGTTTTTTGGTGCGATTGGGAGACCGTATGGGTGGAGAGGAGAAGTGCTGTTTGGGTCCGGATTTAAGGAAATCAAGGAAGGATCCAATGAACCCTGATTTAACCTCTGGCTGTTTTTCTTCAACCTCTTTAATTTTTTGACGTATTCTTTCCTGCTGTTGGTAGCTGTCAAGATATCCATCAGAAGAAGAACTCGTCTCACTGCATTTAGGGTTCTGTCGCTTCACCTGGCCACTTCGTTTTTGAGATTTAGGCTGAACATTTTGGTCTTCACCAGCTCGCCTAGAGTTAGCTTTAGACCCAATTTTCTTCTTAGATAAAACATCTAAGGGGCATTCTATTAGGTTTCCTTCAATTTTAACATTTTGTATTACGCTGGGTTGATTCTTATCCATATCTGTTTTCATAAATCCAGTGGAGTTCAATTCCTGTGCAGCAGAAGACTGCAGGTCTGAATGGCTCAGAGTGGTTGGGTTAACACTGCTTCCATTAGAATTTAGAGAAGAATCATTACTAAGAGGTCGCTTTTGTAATGTCTTATTTTTTCCCGGATGGTCTGTATTGGACATTTCTTGATTTGAAACGTCTTGTGATTGAGAGTTTGCTGTTGTATATAGATGATGTCCATCAACTTCCTTGTCAATATCTGTTGTCAGCTGACCACCATTTAGAGTCAAAGTCTGGGTGTTGGCACTCAAGTGCTGTGAAGTAAAACTATTAGTTCCCTGTTGGTTTTCAGCTAATTGAAAGCGGTACTTGGAGTCTGCCGGGTTGGATATTGATGCTAGCTGCCCCTCAGATGTTTTAAAATCCTGTGGTGTAACTCCACAAGCAGCTGCTGTTGCAGCTAATATGTCATCCACATTGGACAGAATGCTCCTCTCATCTGCCATCATCACAGACTCTGGGAAGCAGATAGAGCTCAAGCTGAAGGGCTGTTTGGAGTCATGGGGATGCGATTGACTACTAAAACTGTCTTTTAGTACCAGGGGCTGCTTCACAGTCTCCACAGCTTGGAGGGTCAGCTGCTGATTCTCATGCAGACTCACTGCAGAATTTAGGACATCATTACTCACTGGCAGAAACTGGAACGACACTGGTTGGATTTGGACCGCTGGCTTGAATTGGCTTGACACTGGAGAAAGTAAAGCTTGCTGAAAAAGTATCATCTGTGAGGGATCCAGGAGAACCTGGGCATTGGGAAGACGAACAAACTGAGTCTGTTCCTGAAACATGTTACCATGTTGCTGGTTTTCTTGCTGAACAGTGGAATCTTTGAGTGGCAAAACTGGTTCTTTTAGCTGGTCAGTGTTCAAGGCCACGTGAGAAGACTGCATAAATGTGGAATCTTTTGGGCTGGAGGTTACAGCAGGATTAGCATTGCTTATCAGCTGGGTATTTTCATGCAAAGTACTGGTTCTCTCATTCTTGATAGATGATATTTGTTCAACGCTTGTTACCTGATCCTCCGATCGAGAGTTGCTCCGAATCACACTTTGCACATGCTTGTCTTCCATTTTTGAAAGAACATACACAGCGTTGCTATTAGAACCAACATAATTATTAGTAAAAGTCTGTGTAGAAATTTCTATAGATGCTTGCTGTAATGCTTGCACTTCTTGAATGGGAAGCTCTTCACGCCTGTATTTGGAGGTAAGGAATTCATTCTCATCTTGCTTCCTTTTGCTATAGGCTGGCTTCTGTTCCAATGAGGACTGGTTGTCCTTCAAGGCTTGTGTATAAGCGGCAGTGGAGGAAGCTGGTGATTGGACAGATGACAAGTATTTCTGTGGTTGCTGTAACAACAAGCCATCAGTCTTGGTAACTGGAAAATGCTGCATTTGGGTGAAGTCTTGGGTGGTAGAGTTACCGGATGGTAGACTTTGTGGCTGGGTGGGTGAAAAGTGGGGGCTTGGTGTGTAGCTCTGAGAGGGACTCTCAGCTGTGGAACCCTGGGTATAATACATGATATTTGGCAGACTCTGAGACTGACTGGAGGAATAATTCTGAGGAAGACTGCCCATGCAAAGTCCTTGCACTTGCTTGTCGTAGTCTTCTTTGTTTGCTGCAGATGACAAGATCTGCTCCTGATCAGAAGAGTACACAAGAGACTGGCTAACAGATGCCATAATTTCTGACCCGCCACTAAACAATGGCAAAGTTTTGTATATCGGCGGTAGTTTCTCCGGTTGACTTGAAAAAAAGGACTGTGGTTCACTGAGGTTGCTTAGACTCTGAGAGGTATTGTAGGTCTGTGAAGGGCTGATGGACACCAAGCTGGAAAGCTGTTCAGGTGTGTACGACTGAGAATGGCTGGCAATTACGGAGCTCTGTTTCTGGGCATACCTAGGCTGCTGCTTGTGAGAAGACATTTCCTGATCATGCAAGTCTGTACCCTCACTGATATGCTTTACCATATTGTTAAGTTTGTCTTTGGCTTCCAATTCAGACAAGGAGGAAAACCCTGGTGAGGATACAGTGGAGGAAAGTGTCTGTATTGGCACTAAGGCTGCCTTTTGATTAGCTGTGCCATTGGTGACTCCATTGGCACTGTTGGGTACAGGTGTATGTCGAGAGGCCTC from Trichomycterus rosablanca isolate fTriRos1 chromosome 11, fTriRos1.hap1, whole genome shotgun sequence includes the following:
- the qser1 gene encoding glutamine and serine-rich protein 1 → MDGRYPGPGFAERRGSAGETADWANSSSATVSTSYGSTQTETELLHRQTYTSSNTLSTYTTSRHPVGVSGVFDTSLHNSVSSTTESSIMNFLNSVESRGLQAGPAATTLLPPLRTTLWQSGTHSSTELFLTGALPSSATFSTLAGLSSFQHPSTFPTRSFPTTSALTVQHTTFSPSNGLLPPNDPLLQIKPSHTTVQTAFAFERLGGASLGANLPIQSSTYRSAQESAPHLLQPQFSLLPSSINNSQSASQPYGAPVFSSSLERALQRECSVIKHHQRPSSTQPVQQHQLSGSAQHSLLGYLPDDNDISYEEASRHTPVPNSANGVTNGTANQKAALVPIQTLSSTVSSPGFSSLSELEAKDKLNNMVKHISEGTDLHDQEMSSHKQQPRYAQKQSSVIASHSQSYTPEQLSSLVSISPSQTYNTSQSLSNLSEPQSFFSSQPEKLPPIYKTLPLFSGGSEIMASVSQSLVYSSDQEQILSSAANKEDYDKQVQGLCMGSLPQNYSSSQSQSLPNIMYYTQGSTAESPSQSYTPSPHFSPTQPQSLPSGNSTTQDFTQMQHFPVTKTDGLLLQQPQKYLSSVQSPASSTAAYTQALKDNQSSLEQKPAYSKRKQDENEFLTSKYRREELPIQEVQALQQASIEISTQTFTNNYVGSNSNAVYVLSKMEDKHVQSVIRSNSRSEDQVTSVEQISSIKNERTSTLHENTQLISNANPAVTSSPKDSTFMQSSHVALNTDQLKEPVLPLKDSTVQQENQQHGNMFQEQTQFVRLPNAQVLLDPSQMILFQQALLSPVSSQFKPAVQIQPVSFQFLPVSNDVLNSAVSLHENQQLTLQAVETVKQPLVLKDSFSSQSHPHDSKQPFSLSSICFPESVMMADERSILSNVDDILAATAAACGVTPQDFKTSEGQLASISNPADSKYRFQLAENQQGTNSFTSQHLSANTQTLTLNGGQLTTDIDKEVDGHHLYTTANSQSQDVSNQEMSNTDHPGKNKTLQKRPLSNDSSLNSNGSSVNPTTLSHSDLQSSAAQELNSTGFMKTDMDKNQPSVIQNVKIEGNLIECPLDVLSKKKIGSKANSRRAGEDQNVQPKSQKRSGQVKRQNPKCSETSSSSDGYLDSYQQQERIRQKIKEVEEKQPEVKSGFIGSFLDFLKSGPKQHFSSPPIRSPNRTKKPSIPKKPSQPLLVPSPAVQPATPVVSPDINNVSCAKKLDEELQKNLETLPTFSSDEEESVGKNKDLQKRISSALSSLDESSEKKRPDNRKSGDGTNHVPPFSTQSVDKIIQEHSKSVQNVVLTEELVKNVPPNKLAVHMTTVAIEGHMDEGLSDSGGEGMYRIRDEFVVKNEDIESLQVTLQAGMEPPAIWKVQKALLQKFIPELRDGKRVFSATNSYLGYFGDAKTMYRRVYVKFLDTVNKREYVRVCKRKPRSKPMHSMRASHMKALLAQRATAPSDLETPSLKPSTKQSLSKPRPRQPKVKAEPPPKKRKKWKEEFTASPESTSAPEAVSEDDEFTPPVPFASRFLNTRTMKESFKSFVELLISIALDADVMINLENENDELLLPHMKKVDGMITDNRRRLLPKLRVGQVFKNALDSLPELSVVTEVQTDGEMSTFKVHLSGNTYNRKTMRPDKSLVKVPTEYMVEQQKTHWFSLYHSLQHYKYHTYLTCMEEIALLRSRGRVDFGQEETVQKCLGNGAWVEGLFDRFGELLTQVQQACL